One Pectobacterium colocasium DNA segment encodes these proteins:
- a CDS encoding DegT/DnrJ/EryC1/StrS family aminotransferase has protein sequence MTEKTYQNLHINFDQSDYDAVLSAFNTTSFSGKSPILTEYEHALARYFGTTKALPCCNGTVAIELAIRGLGLQPGDRIALPPTAPIMTILPIITTGCVPVFCDVAPLSFSPDLDHLRKLVQEQPIKALIVVPMWGYPIEMRAVVDFCKTEGIRLIEDCAHAFGTTSDGQYLGTFGDVSCFSTHERKLMSTGEGGFCLTNDDDVYERMLRWQHHGLKASSRNNGYILGEDIGTNFKLPPLCAALGINQLKKLDRKIADRRERVQKVRQALLAIPTIQEFPRYQGAEINGYSMVYHHLNGASVDQGNRMFSQGVMSDTTRYKYKPLYREPAFTPYAEPCPNAEHIIETIFTVPCHEGLNDSDIDYIVSVVNDNFNA, from the coding sequence ATGACCGAAAAAACGTATCAGAATCTTCATATCAATTTCGACCAAAGCGATTATGACGCCGTACTTTCCGCTTTTAATACCACGAGTTTTTCGGGTAAATCTCCCATATTGACGGAATACGAACACGCGCTCGCCAGATATTTTGGCACGACCAAAGCGTTACCGTGCTGCAATGGTACCGTGGCGATTGAATTGGCGATTCGGGGACTGGGTTTGCAGCCGGGCGATCGTATTGCGCTGCCGCCGACCGCGCCGATTATGACGATTCTGCCGATTATCACGACAGGCTGCGTCCCTGTTTTCTGCGATGTCGCTCCCCTGTCTTTTTCGCCGGATCTCGATCATTTGCGCAAACTCGTACAGGAACAGCCGATAAAGGCATTGATTGTCGTCCCGATGTGGGGTTACCCGATTGAAATGCGCGCCGTAGTGGATTTTTGCAAGACGGAAGGGATTCGGCTGATTGAGGATTGCGCCCACGCATTTGGCACCACCTCTGACGGGCAATATCTGGGGACGTTTGGTGATGTTTCCTGTTTCTCTACCCATGAGCGCAAGCTGATGAGCACGGGCGAGGGCGGCTTCTGTCTGACCAATGATGATGATGTCTATGAGCGGATGCTCAGGTGGCAGCACCACGGGCTCAAAGCATCCAGCAGGAACAACGGCTATATCTTGGGCGAAGACATCGGCACCAACTTCAAATTGCCACCGCTGTGCGCTGCGCTGGGTATCAATCAGTTAAAGAAACTCGATCGCAAAATTGCGGATCGCCGCGAGCGCGTGCAGAAAGTCCGGCAGGCGCTGTTGGCTATCCCGACAATACAGGAATTCCCCCGCTATCAGGGCGCGGAGATCAATGGCTATTCCATGGTCTACCACCACCTCAACGGCGCGAGCGTTGATCAAGGTAACCGCATGTTTTCTCAGGGGGTGATGTCCGATACCACTCGATACAAATACAAACCGCTTTATCGCGAACCGGCTTTTACGCCATACGCAGAGCCTTGTCCCAATGCGGAACACATCATTGAAACCATTTTCACCGTTCCCTGCCATGAAGGGCTTAACGATAGCGATATCGATTACATCGTCAGTGTCGTGAACGACAATTTTAATGCCTAA
- a CDS encoding HAD family hydrolase encodes MKGSTAIKHVIFDWNGTLVDDLALAVKGLNAVRELQTLPPLDAKRYREHFGFPIQSFYQAVGIDCESGRFDDLIHTYLSIFNSEINQCPLHQGAVDIISMLRRTGVSISVLSASQHETLQNNLASAGIDHLVDHVFGLTNTQAKGKQGIALELDSVLGNPGTDALMIGDTDHDIDVAHACGWQMASVSHGHQTHERLSAIHPFVFGDLSSVYRAYFR; translated from the coding sequence ATGAAAGGTAGCACTGCGATTAAACACGTTATTTTCGACTGGAATGGCACGCTGGTCGATGATCTGGCACTGGCGGTGAAGGGGCTGAACGCGGTGAGGGAGTTACAAACGCTGCCCCCTCTCGATGCAAAGAGATATCGCGAGCATTTCGGGTTCCCGATCCAGTCGTTCTATCAGGCGGTCGGGATCGACTGCGAGAGCGGGCGATTCGACGATTTGATCCACACGTATCTGAGTATTTTCAATAGCGAAATCAACCAGTGTCCTCTCCATCAGGGGGCCGTGGATATCATCAGTATGTTGCGACGTACCGGTGTGAGCATCTCCGTGCTGTCTGCCAGCCAGCACGAGACGTTGCAGAACAATCTAGCCAGCGCTGGCATCGATCACCTGGTCGATCATGTGTTTGGCCTCACGAATACTCAGGCTAAAGGCAAGCAGGGTATTGCTCTGGAGCTAGACTCGGTACTGGGCAATCCGGGAACGGACGCCCTGATGATCGGTGATACCGACCATGACATCGACGTCGCACACGCCTGTGGCTGGCAGATGGCTTCTGTCTCACACGGCCATCAGACGCACGAACGGCTGAGCGCTATTCACCCGTTTGTTTTCGGGGATCTGTCATCGGTATACCGCGCCTATTTCCGCTAA
- a CDS encoding HAD family hydrolase: MKTTAGLLFDLDGTLLDTDRLHLAAFNELLADFGQSVTIDYYNEKIMGAPMDHITRDLFPNLSPEHRYELGERKEALFRKQLTGPLEGRPGVTELFEWAQDRNIGIAVVTNAPRESAIMMLKGLHLLESVDHLLIGAELPRSKPDPYPYAEAMRLLGVGRENALAFEDSGPGIQSAAAAGVFTFGMTGALDEAALLKYGASAAIPDFKDDKLTAMLSKLSA; the protein is encoded by the coding sequence ATGAAAACTACCGCAGGATTGTTGTTTGACCTGGATGGAACATTGCTCGACACAGACCGGCTGCATCTGGCCGCGTTTAATGAACTCCTGGCCGACTTTGGTCAGTCCGTCACGATCGACTATTACAACGAAAAAATCATGGGCGCGCCGATGGACCACATCACGCGCGATCTTTTCCCCAATCTATCGCCCGAGCACCGTTATGAACTGGGAGAACGTAAAGAAGCGCTGTTCAGGAAGCAGCTTACGGGGCCGCTGGAAGGCCGCCCTGGCGTGACTGAACTCTTCGAGTGGGCGCAGGACAGAAACATTGGGATCGCTGTGGTAACCAACGCGCCGCGTGAAAGCGCCATCATGATGTTGAAGGGGCTACATTTATTGGAGTCCGTCGATCATCTGCTTATCGGCGCGGAGCTGCCGCGTAGCAAACCCGATCCTTATCCCTACGCGGAAGCAATGCGGCTGCTGGGCGTTGGGCGTGAAAACGCCTTAGCGTTTGAGGATTCCGGCCCCGGTATTCAGTCTGCGGCGGCGGCCGGGGTATTTACCTTCGGTATGACGGGCGCGCTGGATGAAGCGGCGTTGCTGAAGTATGGCGCATCAGCGGCGATCCCAGATTTCAAAGACGACAAGCTGACGGCCATGCTCAGCAAGCTTAGCGCGTGA
- a CDS encoding NAD(P)/FAD-dependent oxidoreductase has protein sequence MTTLKNATGKAIVIGASIAGCLVARSLARHFKDVVLLDLDTFSDKPCTRRTVPQEHHVHLLLNRGVQIIENFYPGFKNELLQFGAEEIDLSHGVKCYAGVGWKQRWPTGITAHYCSRTLLEHVLRQSARRVPNIEIKEGYRVKHLLHDDGAVRGLVASVGQVEETLEADLVVDASGRNSKAAAWLKQLGYGEVQREEVENQLGYVSRVYKKDTTRQTGWKVLLVTPNLPTKRSMGVISPIEGDKYIVTAGGWFGASPKPNEHDFMRFLAELPVPDIHDEVSKLEPLSEFHQFKMPCSLRRRYDLMPSWPESFLVVGDALCSINPIYSQGMSVSALQAEALDVALPEYLRRAIPAQQVLNVQVMATEISWQQAKKSDESLSQQTAKAALKSRLKERYISLVHAASFHNRDVAIATLKIANLLEAQRTLYRFPIVRASLSSVIARAIR, from the coding sequence ATGACGACATTAAAAAACGCTACAGGCAAGGCTATCGTCATTGGCGCCAGCATTGCTGGCTGTCTGGTCGCCCGTTCGCTTGCCAGGCACTTCAAGGACGTTGTGCTGCTCGATTTGGATACGTTTAGTGATAAACCTTGCACGCGTCGGACGGTGCCGCAGGAACATCATGTGCATCTGCTATTAAATCGCGGTGTCCAGATTATTGAGAATTTCTATCCCGGTTTTAAGAACGAACTGCTGCAATTCGGGGCTGAAGAGATCGATCTGTCTCATGGCGTGAAATGCTATGCCGGCGTGGGCTGGAAACAGCGCTGGCCGACCGGTATTACCGCGCACTATTGTTCAAGAACGCTGCTTGAGCATGTTCTGAGACAATCGGCCAGACGCGTACCGAATATCGAGATTAAAGAGGGCTATCGGGTTAAACACCTTCTTCATGATGACGGAGCCGTTCGGGGGCTTGTCGCGAGTGTTGGGCAAGTAGAGGAAACGCTGGAAGCCGATCTGGTGGTGGATGCCTCTGGCAGAAACTCAAAGGCTGCGGCATGGCTGAAGCAGCTAGGCTACGGCGAGGTTCAGCGTGAAGAGGTCGAGAATCAGCTCGGCTATGTGTCGCGCGTCTATAAGAAAGACACAACGCGTCAGACTGGCTGGAAAGTGTTGCTCGTGACGCCCAATCTGCCGACAAAACGCAGTATGGGTGTCATCAGTCCCATTGAGGGAGACAAGTATATCGTCACCGCCGGAGGCTGGTTCGGCGCATCGCCCAAGCCTAATGAGCATGACTTTATGCGATTCCTTGCCGAACTGCCGGTGCCTGACATCCATGATGAGGTCAGCAAGCTGGAGCCGCTGAGTGAGTTTCACCAGTTCAAGATGCCGTGCAGCCTGAGACGCCGCTATGACCTGATGCCGTCATGGCCGGAGAGCTTTCTGGTCGTGGGGGATGCGCTATGCAGCATCAACCCAATCTACAGTCAGGGGATGAGTGTTTCGGCTCTGCAAGCCGAAGCGCTGGACGTCGCTCTGCCTGAGTACCTCCGGCGGGCGATCCCAGCCCAGCAGGTGCTGAATGTGCAAGTGATGGCGACGGAAATTTCCTGGCAACAGGCCAAAAAAAGCGATGAAAGCCTGAGCCAGCAAACCGCAAAAGCCGCTCTGAAAAGTAGGCTGAAAGAGCGGTATATCAGTCTGGTTCACGCGGCCTCGTTCCACAATCGGGATGTGGCGATTGCCACTCTCAAGATCGCTAACCTGTTAGAAGCGCAGCGCACGCTCTATCGTTTCCCCATAGTCAGAGCCTCATTATCCAGCGTCATTGCCCGAGCCATACGATAA
- the lysA gene encoding diaminopimelate decarboxylase yields the protein MPHDLNDVTHALNAQSLRELPARFGCPVWAYDAQTIVNRIAQLRQFDTIRFAQKACSNTHILRLMREQGVKVDSVSLGEIERALLAGFVPGTEAHEIVFTADLLDRPTLQRVSELNIPVNAGSVDMLEQLGQQSPGHPVWLRVNPGFGHGHSQKTNTGGENSKHGIWYGDLPLALAHIQRYQLKLVGIHMHIGSGVDYGHLEQVCEAMVRQVVELGQDIEAISAGGGLSIPYRHGEEAIDTEHYYGLWNAAREKIAAHLGHPVTLEIEPGRFLVAESGVLVAEVRAVKSMGSRHFVLVDAGFNDLMRPAMYGSYHHVSLLPGDGRDISQSTLRDSVIAGPLCESGDVFTQQAGGGVETFPLPDAQVGDYLVFHDTGAYGASMSSNYNSRPLLPEVLFENGEPRLIRRRQTLEELLALEAL from the coding sequence ATGCCTCACGATCTGAATGACGTAACCCATGCTCTGAATGCACAAAGCCTGCGTGAACTGCCTGCCCGCTTTGGTTGCCCGGTCTGGGCCTATGACGCGCAGACCATCGTTAACCGTATCGCCCAACTGCGCCAGTTCGACACGATCCGCTTCGCGCAAAAAGCGTGTTCCAACACGCACATTTTGCGTCTGATGCGTGAGCAGGGCGTGAAGGTCGATTCGGTATCGCTGGGGGAAATTGAACGTGCGCTGCTTGCCGGCTTTGTGCCGGGCACCGAGGCACATGAGATCGTGTTTACTGCCGATCTGCTGGATCGCCCGACGCTGCAACGCGTTTCCGAACTGAATATTCCGGTGAACGCTGGTTCGGTCGACATGCTGGAACAACTGGGTCAGCAGTCGCCGGGGCACCCGGTATGGCTGCGCGTGAATCCAGGCTTTGGTCATGGTCACAGCCAGAAAACTAACACCGGCGGTGAAAACAGCAAGCACGGTATCTGGTACGGTGATTTGCCGCTGGCGCTGGCGCATATTCAGCGCTATCAACTGAAGCTGGTGGGCATCCACATGCATATTGGTTCCGGTGTGGATTACGGCCATCTGGAACAGGTGTGTGAAGCGATGGTGCGTCAGGTTGTTGAGCTGGGGCAGGATATTGAGGCGATTTCCGCAGGCGGCGGGCTGTCGATTCCGTATCGCCACGGCGAAGAGGCGATTGATACCGAGCACTATTACGGACTGTGGAACGCGGCGCGTGAGAAAATTGCCGCGCATCTTGGTCATCCGGTGACGCTGGAAATCGAACCAGGACGTTTTCTGGTCGCGGAATCCGGCGTGTTGGTGGCGGAAGTGCGGGCGGTCAAATCCATGGGAAGCCGTCACTTTGTGCTGGTTGATGCCGGGTTTAACGACCTGATGCGTCCGGCGATGTACGGCAGCTATCACCATGTTTCTCTGCTGCCGGGCGACGGCCGTGATATCAGCCAGTCCACCTTGCGCGATAGTGTGATTGCTGGGCCGCTGTGTGAATCCGGCGATGTGTTTACCCAGCAGGCGGGCGGCGGTGTGGAAACCTTCCCGCTGCCGGATGCACAGGTGGGCGACTATCTGGTCTTCCATGACACCGGCGCGTACGGCGCATCCATGTCCTCGAACTACAACAGCCGTCCGCTGCTGCCGGAAGTGCTGTTTGAAAACGGCGAGCCGCGCCTGATTCGCCGTCGCCAGACGCTGGAAGAACTCCTGGCGCTGGAAGCGCTTTAA
- a CDS encoding NUDIX hydrolase — protein sequence MQDGRSVILKLNADISYKFPITTDRDDVNAKRLQYFIDATSHPFERSTLEGHVTGTAFIVDKERQHTLLLRHKKLNMWLPPGGHCDGNADIIDTVLRETQEETGIEDVSVVSNEILDIDIHLIPANPKEPEHYHYDIRFLLQADRHVPLIINEQEATNLQWISIDRLEDYTQLTSLLILREKMEVL from the coding sequence GTGCAAGATGGCAGAAGTGTAATACTGAAACTTAATGCTGACATTAGCTATAAGTTTCCTATCACAACAGATAGAGATGATGTGAATGCTAAACGTCTGCAATATTTTATTGATGCGACGTCCCACCCCTTTGAACGATCCACATTAGAAGGCCATGTTACTGGAACGGCTTTTATAGTGGATAAAGAAAGACAACATACCCTCCTTTTAAGACATAAAAAACTGAATATGTGGTTACCACCTGGTGGCCACTGTGATGGTAATGCCGATATTATCGATACCGTATTACGAGAAACACAGGAAGAGACTGGCATCGAAGACGTTAGTGTTGTCTCTAATGAGATATTGGATATCGATATTCATCTCATTCCCGCCAACCCCAAAGAGCCTGAACATTACCACTATGATATTCGTTTTTTGCTACAGGCTGACAGGCATGTGCCGCTGATTATCAATGAACAAGAGGCGACAAATCTACAGTGGATAAGCATTGACAGGCTCGAAGATTACACGCAGCTCACATCGCTTTTAATACTGAGAGAAAAAATGGAGGTATTATGA
- the mtnP gene encoding S-methyl-5'-thioadenosine phosphorylase, which produces MTDQRTTTPPRIGIICGSGMDSLSIIEAPERINVTTSFGDPSGIITLGEIAGVPVAIVNRHGIGHRLLPSEINVRANIAALKALGVSQVISFSAVGSLVEEAPPGTFVAIDQYIDRTYRRVNTFFGSGVVAHVPFGKPVCTDNHSLLVDALGELAIPHLAKGLYVVMEGPHFSTKAESAFHRQMGGTVIGMTAMPEPKLCREAELCYNMVAMVTDYDCWHTSHEAVNAAMVSEQMADNIKKAESLLSVIVPKLAQREALCRDRCQHALDGAIMTDFSLISSEAISRFSPLLDRVIQDDMSS; this is translated from the coding sequence ATGACTGATCAACGAACGACTACGCCACCCCGTATTGGGATCATCTGCGGCAGCGGTATGGATTCTCTGTCGATCATCGAGGCGCCTGAGCGCATCAACGTCACGACTTCCTTTGGCGACCCTTCCGGCATCATCACGCTGGGCGAGATAGCCGGGGTTCCGGTAGCGATCGTTAATCGGCATGGCATCGGTCACAGGCTGCTGCCCTCGGAAATTAACGTCAGAGCTAACATTGCCGCGCTCAAGGCACTGGGGGTTTCGCAGGTGATCTCGTTTAGCGCCGTCGGCAGTCTGGTCGAAGAAGCCCCTCCAGGTACGTTTGTCGCGATCGATCAATATATCGATCGGACGTACCGCCGCGTAAATACCTTCTTCGGTTCAGGGGTGGTGGCGCATGTTCCTTTTGGGAAGCCGGTTTGCACGGATAACCATTCGCTGCTGGTTGATGCACTGGGCGAACTCGCCATTCCGCATCTGGCAAAGGGGCTGTATGTCGTGATGGAAGGGCCGCACTTTTCAACCAAAGCGGAATCCGCATTCCATCGCCAAATGGGGGGCACGGTTATTGGCATGACCGCCATGCCAGAGCCAAAGCTCTGCCGCGAAGCGGAGCTTTGCTACAACATGGTCGCGATGGTGACCGATTACGATTGCTGGCATACCTCCCATGAGGCGGTGAATGCCGCTATGGTCAGCGAGCAGATGGCTGATAATATTAAGAAAGCCGAGTCTCTGTTATCCGTCATCGTGCCAAAACTCGCACAGCGTGAGGCGCTATGCCGCGATCGCTGCCAACACGCGTTAGATGGCGCTATCATGACGGATTTCAGCCTGATCTCGTCCGAAGCCATTAGCCGTTTTTCACCGTTACTTGACCGTGTTATCCAGGACGATATGTCGTCCTGA
- a CDS encoding Gfo/Idh/MocA family oxidoreductase encodes MKIGFVGFGAQARENLIPACNALFGVEIAAICDTDSAKCLEAATLFKFDEAKIFSNHCDMMDKCKLDAVIVACYPSAHYRIAYDAIERGIPVLLEKPVASSSEDVIRLAEMAKRKGVITGSGMNFRFADVTERIKQIYNDKIQMISLRQMANKPVSVLWDYNSVLKSFLHAQTIHGLDLLIHLCGSVKKLSVADNSSDGNIIFSVLLEFVNGAHGTLITSNTSPHFTFDLDVLADDRLHIKSTSLSMISVADMDKTYLKGERKRWCDTWAVSPLSSGYSRAGYTGEILDFINAIQSGDRDSKTALSTLIETYRCMDAIEEQCKRVLAVNY; translated from the coding sequence ATGAAAATCGGATTCGTTGGATTTGGTGCACAAGCTCGTGAAAATCTTATACCCGCGTGTAATGCATTATTTGGCGTGGAAATTGCTGCGATTTGCGATACTGACTCGGCAAAGTGTCTGGAAGCGGCGACTCTGTTTAAATTTGATGAAGCAAAGATATTCAGTAATCATTGTGACATGATGGATAAATGCAAACTCGATGCGGTCATCGTGGCCTGTTATCCTTCTGCACATTATCGGATAGCCTATGATGCGATAGAACGGGGTATCCCAGTATTATTAGAGAAACCCGTTGCATCGAGTTCTGAAGATGTTATTCGCCTTGCTGAAATGGCTAAACGGAAAGGCGTGATTACCGGTTCCGGTATGAATTTTCGTTTTGCAGATGTAACTGAACGTATTAAACAAATCTATAACGATAAAATACAGATGATCAGTTTACGGCAAATGGCTAATAAGCCGGTATCTGTACTCTGGGATTATAACAGCGTGTTAAAATCCTTTTTGCATGCACAGACTATTCACGGTCTCGATCTCTTGATACACCTCTGCGGTTCGGTGAAGAAATTATCGGTGGCGGATAATAGCAGTGACGGAAATATTATATTTAGCGTATTGCTGGAGTTTGTGAATGGCGCTCACGGCACGCTCATTACCAGTAATACTTCGCCACACTTCACTTTTGATTTAGACGTATTAGCCGACGACCGGCTTCATATTAAGAGCACATCACTGAGTATGATTAGCGTTGCAGATATGGACAAAACGTATCTGAAAGGTGAACGCAAGCGCTGGTGCGATACCTGGGCCGTCAGCCCGCTGTCCTCGGGGTATTCGAGAGCGGGATATACGGGTGAGATTCTCGATTTTATCAATGCTATTCAGTCAGGCGACCGGGATTCCAAGACGGCGTTGTCAACGCTGATTGAAACCTATCGCTGCATGGATGCTATCGAAGAACAGTGCAAGCGCGTGTTAGCAGTTAATTATTAA
- a CDS encoding DegT/DnrJ/EryC1/StrS family aminotransferase, with translation MDDAIFANDLNDPVQARKRELDAVIAVAAGDMDTSLATVARFESELADWAGFAACVATSSDTGGVSVMLGALDFRPGDGVIVGPDVPAWVTSPLVHAGLIPVAADYEPGTLHVQLAAFEQHVSERTRAVLVSSSFLYQQDIAHVIEMSRARQLVTIVELTASIDTMLDHRQIAEGVDIGLLSLREGRSAISTGEGGAVLFRHREWGRRAKSYSQFSDLDGIHLGVNHKISGIQCAVGRLRLQALIARNAAQHTAGYRMDADGQHAANPSLSHSVAAGADAHAIKDSFYPVGTREEAFVLAALNSGIGGRSESVRQYEQQLKTHFNAGQAIATSSGYGSLVVALSAFGLKPGDKVLLTPTCPLCTVYALTFMRVEPVFCDISPDDFTIDLAMAERLIDDKTKAIIDIPMWGYPVDAKRVAAFARANGLYYLLDIALAHKARLDGEFLWKYADMATFSTHHSKTLVTGEGGAVLTDNDELALKAKQFTHCDFTASRNPVLNFSLCGLQAALGLARLNRLEQDVQHRLSTMQTVSTLLTNPYLEPLPIISGGEPAGTKLIVRSLTGSNAALLEHQSHAGIPSDIALYNCKALYQYPVLRDKATPCPNAERMLASITTLPVHPDIRQADIAVIAAVLNRFQPEHTEEVLS, from the coding sequence ATGGACGACGCGATCTTTGCAAACGATCTCAACGATCCTGTACAGGCCCGAAAGCGTGAGCTGGATGCCGTTATTGCCGTTGCGGCGGGGGATATGGACACCTCTCTTGCCACGGTCGCGCGCTTCGAATCCGAGTTGGCAGACTGGGCTGGGTTTGCGGCATGTGTCGCGACGTCGTCGGATACCGGGGGCGTCAGTGTGATGCTCGGTGCTCTCGATTTCCGGCCCGGCGATGGGGTTATCGTGGGCCCTGACGTCCCGGCATGGGTCACGTCGCCTTTGGTTCATGCGGGGTTGATTCCCGTGGCCGCAGACTATGAGCCTGGCACGCTGCATGTACAGTTGGCTGCGTTCGAGCAGCATGTCAGTGAGAGAACCAGAGCGGTGCTGGTTTCCTCCTCTTTTCTGTATCAGCAGGACATCGCCCACGTTATTGAGATGAGCCGCGCGAGGCAACTTGTCACGATTGTTGAGTTGACCGCGTCCATTGACACGATGCTCGACCATCGACAGATCGCTGAGGGGGTCGACATTGGGCTGTTGTCCTTGCGAGAAGGGCGTTCTGCGATTTCCACTGGCGAAGGGGGCGCTGTACTTTTTCGCCATCGCGAATGGGGGCGCCGGGCGAAAAGTTACTCTCAATTCTCCGATCTGGATGGGATACATCTCGGTGTTAACCACAAGATAAGTGGTATCCAATGTGCTGTCGGGCGACTTCGTTTACAGGCGCTGATAGCAAGGAATGCGGCGCAGCACACGGCGGGCTACCGAATGGATGCTGATGGCCAACACGCTGCCAATCCGTCGCTATCTCACTCTGTGGCCGCAGGGGCTGATGCCCACGCTATCAAAGATAGCTTTTATCCTGTCGGAACCCGTGAAGAAGCGTTTGTGCTAGCTGCGTTGAACAGCGGCATCGGGGGACGATCCGAGAGCGTTCGCCAATACGAACAGCAGCTAAAAACGCATTTTAATGCCGGGCAGGCTATTGCCACGTCATCGGGATATGGTTCGCTCGTTGTCGCGCTGTCTGCCTTTGGCCTTAAGCCGGGAGACAAGGTGCTGTTAACGCCGACATGCCCCCTGTGTACGGTGTATGCCCTCACGTTTATGCGCGTCGAACCGGTATTTTGCGATATCAGCCCGGATGACTTCACCATCGATCTGGCTATGGCTGAGCGCCTGATCGACGACAAAACCAAAGCGATTATCGATATCCCGATGTGGGGATATCCAGTTGATGCGAAGCGAGTTGCCGCGTTTGCGCGTGCGAACGGTTTGTACTACCTGCTTGATATCGCACTGGCGCACAAGGCCAGATTAGATGGCGAATTCCTCTGGAAATACGCCGATATGGCGACGTTTTCCACGCACCACAGCAAAACGCTGGTTACCGGTGAGGGCGGGGCGGTTCTGACTGATAACGACGAGCTGGCGCTGAAGGCGAAGCAGTTCACGCACTGTGATTTCACCGCGTCCCGTAATCCGGTATTGAATTTCTCTCTCTGTGGTTTACAGGCTGCGCTGGGGCTGGCACGGCTTAATCGACTGGAACAGGATGTGCAGCATCGTTTGTCTACCATGCAGACGGTGAGCACGTTGCTGACCAACCCCTATCTCGAACCGTTACCGATCATTTCCGGTGGCGAACCCGCTGGCACTAAACTGATCGTGCGCTCGCTGACGGGCAGCAATGCCGCTTTACTTGAACATCAGTCTCATGCCGGCATCCCCTCGGATATCGCCCTGTATAACTGTAAGGCGCTGTATCAGTATCCCGTTTTACGTGACAAAGCCACGCCGTGCCCGAATGCCGAGCGGATGCTGGCGAGCATCACCACCTTACCTGTTCACCCGGATATCCGACAGGCTGACATCGCGGTTATCGCAGCGGTACTCAATCGCTTTCAGCCTGAGCATACGGAGGAGGTTCTGTCATGA
- a CDS encoding fatty acid desaturase family protein → MLSQDRVFDVMVVLIVLSLFLRLAIKLYYRDGERILPKFKLSPGNRDEISYYKRFDTLFAPLPFIYCWLEIFAAVLFFRWTDYNVLSGVLLAVVTSGRMRALQELGHNALHVALCPSKKLQWFLSNTFFQFPTLKRDMDSRFITHVIEHHPNADVPGKDPNLRRVIAAGMVPGISRGQFIKALFYPVSLKGLANNIKGNFRDVFRENTSKQTALLRVIVTISVVALYLWVGGVAALIVGWVIPVFSIYPLFSWWSLLSKHRWHTPYIPTRYRLAHDYEHGRATDFSGVFGAIQRYLIFPMSDAYHLAHHIYPTVRYQYMPAVDWALKVNEPRYTQYIAKGMIFGSGGQPAALSELYHRLVNTAVQSPLNRERGTIND, encoded by the coding sequence ATGCTAAGCCAAGATCGTGTGTTCGATGTGATGGTGGTACTGATCGTGTTAAGTCTTTTTCTCCGGCTGGCGATCAAGCTTTATTATCGCGACGGTGAGCGGATCCTGCCGAAATTCAAACTTAGCCCCGGCAACAGAGATGAGATCAGTTACTACAAGCGATTTGATACGCTCTTCGCGCCGTTGCCGTTTATCTACTGTTGGCTGGAGATTTTTGCCGCCGTGCTGTTTTTCCGCTGGACAGACTATAACGTGCTGTCCGGTGTGCTGCTGGCGGTGGTGACCTCGGGGCGGATGAGAGCGCTACAAGAGCTGGGTCACAATGCGCTGCACGTGGCGCTGTGCCCCTCGAAGAAGTTACAGTGGTTCCTGTCCAACACGTTTTTCCAGTTCCCGACGCTGAAAAGGGATATGGATTCGCGCTTTATTACGCACGTCATTGAACATCACCCTAATGCGGACGTTCCGGGTAAAGATCCGAATCTGCGGCGGGTGATTGCCGCAGGCATGGTGCCCGGCATCAGCCGTGGTCAGTTTATCAAAGCCTTGTTCTATCCGGTTAGCCTTAAAGGTCTGGCTAATAACATCAAGGGCAACTTTCGCGATGTGTTTCGCGAAAATACCTCGAAGCAGACCGCACTGCTGCGCGTCATCGTGACGATAAGCGTGGTCGCGCTGTATCTGTGGGTGGGCGGCGTTGCGGCATTGATTGTCGGGTGGGTGATTCCTGTTTTCTCCATTTATCCGCTGTTTTCGTGGTGGTCTCTGCTCTCTAAACACCGCTGGCACACGCCCTATATCCCAACTCGCTATCGGCTTGCCCATGATTATGAACATGGCCGCGCCACGGATTTTTCCGGTGTGTTCGGCGCGATTCAGCGATATCTGATATTTCCGATGTCCGACGCCTATCATTTGGCACACCACATTTATCCAACCGTTCGCTATCAATATATGCCCGCCGTGGACTGGGCGCTGAAAGTCAATGAACCGCGATACACGCAGTACATCGCGAAGGGAATGATTTTTGGTTCAGGAGGGCAACCTGCTGCGCTCTCTGAGCTATACCATCGGCTCGTCAACACGGCTGTTCAATCGCCACTAAACAGGGAAAGAGGAACGATTAATGACTGA